AGAATGCTTGAACTGCGGGTAGTCCCGGAAGACCGAGGACAGGTCTGCCAGTATCTCCTTGAATTTGCTGGTATCCGCCTGCGGTTTGGCAAATTCGTCGAAATGCCTGACTTTCTTCGCCCGCGACAGGTCGGCAAGCGTGTCTTCCTGCATCCGGTTCTGGAGTGTTGCGCTTTTCATGGCAAGGTTTTCGATTGCCGTTTTATAGGCATTGTCTGTACCCAGCCAGGCGGCATGACGAAGAGCATGGTAGTCCAGTTCAACCGGCAGGTTTACCGTCTCCATACCGGTCTGCCAGATAGTGTGGACGAAATTGCTGTTGTCAAAGTCGTAATCGCCCACTCGCAAGTCGATAAACATCTGGTTGGCATCAGTGCGATCACATTTAACGATTGAACCGTATTCAGCTTTGATATGGCAATTGTTCTCGAGGTTGACCAGGTATCGGATGAAATACGGCCGGGCTTCGTCCTCGAGTTTGAGGTTCTCCATATTGCGTTCGATCTCGTCAGAAAGCGCACTGACGACTACATCCTCATCGGCCGATCCCGTGACTCCCAAAAGCATCACAAGTACCAGTGAAAGCCAAATTATCAAATTGGATTTTCTGCATATATACATTCTTTAACTCCTGCTGTATCTCGGATTTGACGACACTTACTGCTGTTTTGTCAGAGGTGAAGGCAATAGTGGCGGCCTCTGCTGGCTTTTCTGGGCTCGTTCGACTTCGATTTCGGACAACAACAGGCTGGGCGAGATAGCCGAAACAGGAACGCTGCCCGATTCCGCCCCGCAGGTGCCGTTGAAGATGTCAGGATCGTCTGCGGCCATGATTATCTTGCTGAAACTTGTCAGCGGGGTGCCGACGATATCCACGCCCCGGATCAGTTCCTCGCGTCCATCCTCGACATAGACTTTATACACTATCAAGGGATTGACTTTGAATGCCTGGGGCATGAATCGGCCGGTAAAAGTAAATCCGCCGGAGATATCGTAGAAGATCAGGCCGTAGGGCTTTTCCTGCCGACGGCATTCCTCAATCAGCATCTTTTTAAGTTGCGCGAAATCGACCGCTTTTTCGGATTCGATGATCAGGTTGGACTGGCGCGAAACCGGATCATGACCTCGTTGTTTGCGCCCGTGGCCATTGGAATGCGGGAAGTTTTCGATCGGAGAGCGAGACATCATGAAATTACGCAATACGCCATGATCCACAAGCGTCACCCTCTTGCCGGGAATGCCTTCATCATCGTAGCGATAATAGCCACGCAGGTCGACCCCGTGGTAAGTCTCGACAGATGGATCGCTGTATACATTGATAAACTCGGGCAGGATCTGTTCGCCGACTTTTTTGGTGAAGGTCTGGCCCTCGCTTTCACTTTTCTGACGATGGCCCTCCATACGGTGGCCGAAAATTTCATGGAAAAATACACCTGAAGCCCGACCGGTCAAAATCGCCGGACCGGAGTAAGGTTCTGCCAGTGGAGCCTGCTTGAGAGCTATCAATTCATCGATCAGTGTCTGGATTGTTTCGATTACTTTTTGGTCTCCGGGAAGTCGGGAAAAATCGGCGGCATCGAAACCCTCATGGCGCCAGAGATTCATACCATCCTCGGCCTTGCTGGCACAGTAAATTGTCAATCTGATATATTTCTGGCCGTCCTGAATACGGCTACCTTCGGTATTGACATAATAATTGTTACGCGAGCTGGCAGACAGGGAAACCGAAGAACGTTCGATTTCGGGATGATTCAGAAAGATTTCGCTGTAGCGCTTGAGCTTCTCCGACCAGAGCCGGGGATCAAAATCCAGAGAGACCTCGTCACCAATAAACACATGCGGTTCTTCGCGAGAGAAGTCATCGGATTGATCCTCGGCCTCGACTTTTACCGCGGTTCCGGTCAGTACATTGGTGAAACGTTTCTGGGCTTCACGGAAGTTCTGGTCGGTTTCTTCCCAGAGCTTCATGCGGATGCCTTTTTCATTGTTGTTGAGAGGCAGTTCGGCTGACCCGCCGTAGGAATAGCCCCGCCCGCGCCCGGGGATTTCGCGCGTGTTGTCCATGGCGTAACTGCCGACCCTGGTCTGGATATCCAGGTAGCGACCGTGATTGTCATCTTCACGATTGAGTACGCCGAGCTGGGCCGAGTAATTGATCTGGCGTTCATCCAGAACCTGGTAGGACATAAAGTACAGTTCGGCACTGTCGGCATGCTGGAGCTTCTCGAAATTATAGTTCAATTCCTCGTCGAGAATGCGCAAAAGCTGGTTTTCGGTAGTGGCCGACAGGCTCGCGGTAATCATCATGAATACCGCAACTGCCGTAAACAATACCGGAATCTTTTTGTGTCTCATGGTTTTCTCTCCCTTGAATTATGATAACTAACTGTATTGCTCAGCTGTTTTTATCCTCGAGATAGTGATCGAGATAAAGATCACCCTTCTCGGTCAATTGATAGTACGTATGATTGCGATGTTTGATCCATTTGTTGTCGACAACGCCTTTGCGGTACTGAATGATAAGAGGCTTGACTCGTTTCAGAATATTCATTTCACGCAGTTTGTTGTGGCTGTCGAAAACCGCCTGCTTGTCCTCGTGCAAAACCCTGGCGACCTTGAGAGAATAATCGACCCCGTATTCGCGATGATGAAGCATGATCATTAAATCGAGTTCCTCCAAAAGATCGTAATCATCGTCCGGTTTTTCCGGTGGTTTGTCGAGGATCTCCGGCCATGAAAGTTTTATGATCCGTTCCGGATCGACCTTATTCAAGTTCACGCAATCCTTCCTGTGTACAACCATAATACCGTTGTGGCTGAAATAACCAGAAATCTCACATTCCGGCCTGGGCAAACAGCAATTGGCCGTCTTGTAACCTTCCGCTAAATGTAATTTATCCTCTGCCATAACAAACTTTTTATCCGAGATGTTCTACCCGTTCTAGGTACTCGATTACCTTTTGCATATCTTCAGGCGGATCGGATTTGAGCGTATGCACCAGTTTTGTGACCGGATGTTTGAAGCTCAGCTTCCAGGCGTGCAGGCACTGGCGGGAGATCAGTTTCAGGATGTTTCTGGCTTCCTGCCGGTATTGATCGTACATACCTGAGATAATGTTCTCGTCACCGCCATAATCGCGGTCACCCACCACCGGGTGGCCGATATGCGAGAAATGTACGCGAATCTGGTGGGTTCTTCCGGTCTGGAGCGCGACTTCGATTTGGTCGGCAAACTTGTATCGGACCAGGCGATGATAATTCGTGACAGCTTCCCTGCCGTTGTGATCTACCACCGCCATTTTGCGCCGGTCGCCGGGGGATCTTCCCAGTGGCAGTTCGATTTTGCCCTCGGTTTCACGCAGATGCCCCCATACGATTGCCTGGTAATGGCGTTTAATACGGCGCGCCTTGAGCTCCTCCTGCAGGAAGTTACGCACCGATTCCACTTTCGATACCAGCAGGAGTCCGGAGGTGTCCTTATCGAGACGGTGTACCAGGCCGGGATGGAGGTTGTGATCGTCTTCAGCCTTCTGACCAAGGTAATAGATGATGCCGTTAAGCAATGTTCCGGTGTAGTTGCCGACTGCCGGATGGACCACCAGTCCGGGAGGTTTATTGATCACCAGCAGGTAATCGTCCTCGTAACGGATATCAAGCTCGATCTGCTCGGGCACCAGATGAAATCTGCGCTTTTGAGGGTTGTCTCCCTCGATCAGGTCATCTTCACGCAGGCGGTAGTTGGCCCGGATTTCCTCGCCATTGACGGTTATCATGCCGTCCACGATCAGTTTCTGGATGCGCGAACGGGAGACACCCTCGAGATGATCCCGAAGGAAGCGGTCTATCCTGCGGTCGACCTGGTCAGCTTCCACTTTAAATTCAAAATGCTCCAATTATGTCCAACCTAAATATTTTCGCCATTTCGCTTAAGCATGATCTCGAACTCGATTTCATCACGGATCGGGATACCCTCATATCCTCTCATCTGTATCTCCGGTTTTAGAAGGCGTGCCCGGGCGATTGTGTCCTTGTGCAGTCCCGCCAAAACGAATCCGCGTTTTTGGTAGAAGCGTATAGCCCGGATGTTGTCGTTGGTGGTAACCAGCCACAATCGCCGGCATGCTTCGGTTTTTGCTTTTTCGATCATACTCTCTATCAGGGCAGTGCCGATTCCCCGGTTTTCTTCAAAACTGTCGAGTGTTAGGATTTCACAGGACCGTTCGACAATCTCGTATGTTATAAGTCCCAGCGGTGAATGCTTCCTCTCGCAAATAAAACCAGAGAGATTGTGAGGCAGGTGGATTCGATTTCTGGAAACAACTATCTCGGAACCCCAGCGTTCACATACCACTTTTCTGATCCAGTTCTTATCGGAAGAAACGATCGTCCTGATTTGGATATCCGGTCCGGCAGCCCGAGGCATCAGCATCCCCCATGCAAGAAACATAGAGGGAATGTAGCCCGCATGAAAAGCGTGGTCAAGCACAAATTATTTTAAACGGATTGCATTCTGACTGCGTAATCACTATATTCGCGGTCTGATTTAGTTATCAAGCAATGAAAGGACAACAATGAAGAAGCTGCTGATAGTGCTGATTACATCATTCGCTTTGCTATCTCTGGTATCATGTAGCGATAAAGGCACCGAATCCAAGCCTGATATTGAGATTGATGATGATTCAGGCGATACTCCCTCGCTACCCGAATAAGAAATCCATTCATAATATCTTGTTAAGCCTGCAATTTAAAGGATCGCAGGCTTTTGTTTTGTGATTATCTGGATCTCAGTCGCAGATTCTGCGTTATAATTGTATGAAGGGGGCGTGAATTTTTGCGCACATTATCTGCTTTTTACTTGACATCAAGTCGATGGTGGATTATAATTTAAGCGAGTAAACTGACTTTCAAAACTCTCTCACCCCATAAATCGCCATGATAATTTTAGTGTAAGACGACTTCATGCGTCTTATCTGAGGTGAGATAATATCGTTTTCATACATCAAGGAGTGTGTCAGATGAGATTGCGTAAGATTTTCATGATTTTCCTGCTGTCGATTTTTATGGCAGTACAGGTGGTTCCCCTGGCGGCCATGGACAGGCCGGACAAACCTGTGGTCCATGATCCCACGGGAACAGGTCCGGGGGATGACGACGACAACGGCGAGGAACATCCCTGGCAGGATAATGAAGGTGACGATGATGATGAAGGTGAACTTTTCGGTAAGGGCATGGACTTTATTATGAGCCTGGTGAAGAGCATCTTTAAGAGCAGTCGTGCCACTATCGAGAAGCCAGAATCCAAGTCCGGTGACAACAAGTTCAAGGACAAATCGAGGCTTGAGAACCGTCGTTTGTTCAAATAAAACATTAATCAGGTATTGATGAGTACAACTGGATATAAAAAACAGATAAGCGAGATTGTCTCGGAAATCGAGAGACTGATCGAACAGGGAGATTACCCCCAGGCCCTGGCGGAATTACGTGACGCCGATGGTAAGATCGGGCTGAATCTATATGATTCAGTACTTTTTCTTGAGGTCAAGGGCCGGATCCTGAACCTCATGGGCGACTACAAGAACGCCCTCGAGACTGCAGAAGAAGCTTATCAGAGGGCCCGCCATGAGTCCGACAACGAGCTCATAGCCCGCATCCAGACTCAGACCGCCAAAGCTTACCTGGCACTCGGTGAGACGGAATTTGCCCGCAGGGAGTACCGTGACGTGATTGCCGCCCACAGGCGTTCAGGCAATCTCACAGGGCTCATTGACACACTCAATCGGCTGGCACAGATCAGCTTTATCGGGGGCGATTTCAAAGAAGCTGTCAGGCTTTTGAATGAAGCCCTCGAGTATGCCCGAAAACAGGGTCTTTCCGACAGGGTGGCCTCGCTGACTGGTAACCTGGGGCAAATCTCAAGTATGCTGGGGGATTTTAATCAGGCGGTCAAGTACATTACGATATCGATTCAGAAAAATACCGAACTGAACCGGGTTCACAACCTGTGCCGGGCCTGCCTCTCTCTGGCCTATGCTGAATTGCGGCTTTCCAATTTCGACTCCGCGCGAAAATCCCTGAAAAAGGCTTTCGGTCTGATAGAAAAGCACAACCTTACCCGTGAGTATGGTATTTATCATGAGTACCTGGCCGAGCTTGAGTTTGAACTTGGCAACCACGATGAAGCCCTGGCTCAAATCAAGAAAGCGCTGGATTATGCGCTCGGGTTATCAGATGCGAGTGCGATGATCTCGCAGAGCCTGAGGCTCAAGGCTGAAATCGAGATGAAGCTTAACCGTCTCGAAGATGCCCGTCTGAGCGCTTCCCGGGCTTTCGAGATGGCTGAAAAGATCGGTGAGAAGCTGGAGAGCGGGGCGGCCTGCAGGGTGCTGGCCGAACTTTCCTCTGTCAAGGGGGACAAGCAAGCCGCGTCCGATTTGATTCACCGTGCTATCGACATGGTCCAGAAGAGCGGGGCCAGGTTCGATCTTTCGCAGGCTTATATTGCCGCTTACCGGATATTCAAGGGCAACCTGGCTGAATCACAACATTATCTCCGGCTGGCGCGCGAGCTGTACACCGCGATGGAGCTGGATTTCAACCTCAACCGTGCGCCTCAGGTTGACCGTAACGGCCAGCGTGACTATGAGGTCTCTACCCCGGATGGCCGGATTATCAAGATCGTAAGCTCCAACCGCAACATTCAGGCGATTATGCGCGCGGTGGATTCGATCAAGGATGCCGATATCCCGATTCTGATCGGCGGTGAAACCGGTACAGGCAAAGACCAACTGGCCAAGTTCATTCATTACAGTTCAATCCGGCGCACCGAGAAATTCATCTCGGTCAATTGTGCCGCGATTCCACCGGAACTGGCTGAGTCGGAGCTTTTCGGTCATGTCAAGGGAGCCTACACCAATGCCACTGAAACCAAGGATGGGCTGATTGCCGCGGCTGCCGGCGGTACCCTGTTTTTAAATGAAATCGGTGAACTTCCACCTGCGATTCAGGCCAAACTGCTGGGAGCCCTGGAAAATAAAAAGGTGCTCAGAATCGGTGATCATCTTCCCCGAGAAGTCGATTTTCGGCTGATCTGCGCCACAAATCGAGACCTCGAGGAGGATGTCGAAAACGGGTTGTTCCGGCAGGACCTGTATTTTCGTATCGCGGTGATGACTTTTGAGTTGCCCCCTCTGGCTCAACGAGGAAACGATATTTTCGAGTTGATCATTCACTTTTTATGCGAGAAGGGTTTTGAAATTCCGGATAAGAACCAACTGTTTACCCCGGAAGTCAAAGATCGTATCCAGAGCTATGACTGGCCGGGTAATATCCGCGAATTGAAAAATGAAATCAATCTCCTGGCGCTCTCTTATCCGGGTGACACCGAGGAAGTTATCAGTAAGCTTGTGGAGAAACTTTCGGCTGAAGTCAACCAGTTTAAAATCGATAAAAATTCCGGGCTGGCCGAGCAGATTTCCACTTTCGAACGCAACCGTATCCTGGAAGCGTTGGCCCAGGCCGATTATGTAATTCGCAAAGCCGCCACGATTCTCAAGATGCCGGAAGCTACTCTTCGCTCCAAGATCAAGCGTCACAATATTGTCATTGCGTAATTTGCGACGATTTTCCGCAGAATCCCCAGAAATATCATAAAGCTATATGAGTCATTGTCTTATGGTTATGTTATAGCTGTTTACAAAGTTTCTGAAAGCAGAAATTGCGTTTTTCAGTGTTATTACATGAAATAAGCACTGGAACTTGTAGGCATTCATAAGTCATTGTATGCCATAAGTGTATGTTGTTGCAAGGAATGGTTTATTTTTATGGCACAGAGGTTGCAGATATAGTTTACAACCAGTTGAGATGCTGGTCGATTTTGGGTTTCTCCTCCTGCGATTAGATATCGGGAGGCTTTGGGCAAATTCCCTCACTGCCGTGGCGGGACAGTGAGGGTTTTTTTATTCCTGTTAATTGCACATTGCTAACGATAGAATAATTTGCTTTTGTGAGCGCATTTATTAATTTAACTTCCGATATATTCTCTGGAAATTGCTATGAAAGAAATCGACGAAATCAAAGAATGCGAAACTGAATCGAGTATCGTAGCGAAAATCACGATGCTTTTGGCGGCCAAACGCACTTCTCTGGCTGTACTGAGGACAGGGATCGCGATTCTGACTTTGCCGTTTTCGGTGGTGACGGTGTTGATCGCCACTTCCGGCCATTACGAATTCACCGAGAATATGCTCTTTATTATTCCGCTGATGGGTCTCAACACTGTACTTGTGGTGTTGAGCTTCTACCTGATTTTTCGCTCCATGAGACGGATTCTCTACCAGGACAAGCTGATCCAGAGGCTCAAGGATATGGATGAGCACCTGGTTAAATCTCCTGATATGGCAGACCAGGGCAACCTCGATGAGTTGACTGACGAGGCCCTCTGAGAAACGCTTCCTGCAACTACTGTTAAAAACGTATTTACAAACCGGCAAAAAAATCATATAATCTCCGAAAATTCGGAGGTAGGAAATCTGCAAGCAGAAGACAATCGGCAAGACCGTTTCACTCGAGGGCATAGGGCTCCATACCGGATGTAAATCTACAATACGTTTCGTACCTGCCGGTATCGATGATGGTATCTCCTTTAAGCGGATCGATGTCGACAGTTGCCCGATGATCCCGGCTCACCTGGAAAACGTTGTCGATCTCAATCGCGGTACCACGCTCGGTATAGGCGAATATCGTGTGCACACGGTCGAGCATGTCCTGTCCGCACTGGCCGGTCTGGAGATCGACAATGTCGTCTGCGAGCTGGACAATATCGAACCGCCTATAGTGGATGGTTCCATGAAACCGTTTGTCGATAAGCTCCTGGAGGCCGGTCTGGTCGAACAGGAAGCCGACAAGAACTTTTTGGTAATCGAGGAACCGATCATCTACTCCGAGCCGGATCGACACATAGATATAGTCGTAACACCTTCCGAAACAATCAGGATAACATTTCTGATCGATTACAAGAATCCCGCCCTCGGCACACAATACACTTCCCTTGTCGATCTGCGTGAAGAATTCGTGGAAGAGTTTGCCGCCGCACGCACCTTTTGTTTCCTGTCCGAGGTTGAGACACTCCGCGAACAGGGAATTATCAAGGGGGGAGGTCTCGATTCTGCACTTGTGATTGTAGACAAGGATCTCGGGCAGGCGGAGATAGACAAGCTTAAAAATTTATTCGATATAGAGCAGGACATCACGATTGGCAAAAGCGGGATCTTCAATGATGTGCCCCTGCGATTTTATAACGAGCCTGTACGTCATAAAGCGGCTGATCTGCTGGGTGATCTGATGCTTCTGGGGATGCCTGTCAAGGGGCATTTCCTGGCGGCGCGCTCCGGGCATGCGGCCAATGTCGCCCTGGCCAAGAAGATTCGCGCGACCTATGAGAAAAAGCTGCTGGCCCAGAAATATGCCGGCCCGGGGGCTTCTAAAAAAGGTGTGATGTTCGACATCAACGCTATTCTCAAAGTTATGCCTCATCGCTACCCGTTTCTGCTGATAGATAAGATCATCGATCTCGAACCCAACAAGAAGGTGATCGCCCAGAAAAACGTAACAATCAACGAACCATTTTTCCAGGGTCATTTTCCCGGTCATCCGATTATGCCGGGAGTTTTGACCATCGAGGCGATGGCGCAGGCGGGCGGATTTTTGATTTTAAATTCAGTCGAGGAACCGGAAAAGAAGCTTCTCTATTTCGTGTCGATCGACAGCGCCCGTTTCCGGCAACCGGTCGAACCGGGGGATATCCTCAGGTTCGAGCTGGAACTGGTCGCGTTCAGGCGGGGGACCTGCAAGATGAAGGGACGGGCGATGGTTGGTGACAAGGTAGCCACGGAGGCGACTTTGATGGCCGCTCTGGTAGACAGGTAAGAATATGAGTGAAACTGAAATCCATTCCACAGCTATAGTTGATTCAAAAGCCGAACTCGACAGCGGTGTCGTGATCGGCCCTTACGCTATTGTCGAAAGCAATGTGCAAATCGGCAAAGGCTCAAAGATCGGTCCCCGCGCAATGATCGCGTGGGGCAGTCGTCTGGCTGAAAATGTAACGGTTCATCATGGTGCTACACTCGGCACAGTCCCGCAGGACTTGAAATTCGGCGGGGAGGAGACGGTACTCAAAATCGGCGCGAATACCGTCATACGGGAATTTGCCACCCTCAATCGCGGAACTGAATGGTCGTTCGAGACTGTAGTGGGCGCAAATTGCCTCCTGATGGCATACTCGCACATTGCCCATGACTGCCACCTGGGTGACAATGTGATCATTGCCAATTCGGTGCAGATGGCCGGCCATGTGTTCATCCATGATCACGCCATAGTCAGCGGTAATACCGTCATCCACCAGTTCGTCAGGGTCGGAGAACATGCCATGATCGGCGGAGGTTTCAGGGTACCGCAGGACGTCGTGCCGTATGCCTTGATGGGCGGGTATCCGCTTAAGGTCAGGGGGCTCAACCTGGTCGGCTTAAAACGCCGGGGATTCAGATCGGATCAAATGAAACCTCTGAGGGAAACTTTCCGCTACCTGTTTTTCTCCGATTTAAACACCTCGCAAGCGCTTGAAAAAGTCGCTTCAAAAGTTGAGCAAACAGCGGAAGTTAAAAAAGTCCTCGAAATGATCGAATCCTCCGAACGAGGGATCATCAAGTAAATCCGCTTCCCGTGCTCGTTTTTTTTATCCAATGATATAGCATCAATCTGTTGAATTCAAGAAAGTTGACTTTTCGCTGGCGATATGATATTATCTCATCATCTATGAAGAGTAAGCTGAAAGCCGGAGTAATCGGAGTCGGTCACCTGGGCCGTTTCCACCTCGAAAAACTTCTCAAAATCGAGGATGTCGAGCTGGTCGGTTTCTACGATATCGACCGTGAAAAAGCAGACCGAATCGCCGGGGAGAATTCCGTCCGGTCTGCCGAATCGCTGGAAGAGTTGATTGATGCCTGCGATGTGGTCTCGGTTGTCGTACCAACCGTGGATCATTACGATGTCGCCTCTAAGGCTCTCGAATCAGGGTGCCATGTTTTCTGTGAAAAACCGCTGACCGAAACCGCCGAGCAGGGAGAACGCCTGGTCGATCAGGCAAACCGGGCCGGCCTCAAGCTGGGTGTGGGACATATCGAGCGCTTCAACCCGGCTATCCGTGCCATGCGGGGACGGATCGGCAAGCCGATGTTCATCGAGGCTCACAGGCTCAACCCGTTCAATCCGCGCGGTCTGGATGTGGCCGTGATTCTGGAACTTATGATACATGATATCGACCTGTGTCTCTATTTTACCCGTTCCGAGGTGAGCGAAATCCATGCTTCCGCAGTGCAGGTGCTGTCCGACAAGATGGATATCGCTAACGTCAGGCTGAAGTTCGAATCGGGATGTGTGGCAAACCTTACCGCCTCACGAATTTCGCCCACCGGGATGCGAAAGATCAGGATTTTTCAACGCGACAATTATCTCTCTTTCGATTTGCATAAAAAGAAGGTCGACAATTTCCTATTGGTCGACGATCAGTTCGAGACCGGCAGACTGGAAGGTTTTTCGACGTCGTTTGAATACGGCCAGACTGGCAAGAAGATCGTTTACAATCAGCCTGCGGGTGATGATTATGATATGCTTGAAGAGGAGTTGTGCCAGTTCCTGCGGGCGGTTGAAGCAGGCGATGATCCGCCGGTCAGCGGTCGTGACGGGTTCCGTGCCTTAAAAATTGCCTTGGAAGTACAGCGTCAGGCGGCCGAACAGCTTGCGAAGGTGGGTGGTTAACCGATGGTGCTCGGTCGCACGATATTGATCTCGGCCGGCGAAACCTCGGGCGATATTCATGGCGCAGGGCTGGTCGCGGAGCTTAAAAAAAAATGTGGTGGATATGATTTCGTCGGGCTGGGAGGTGAACAGCTAAAGTCCGAAGGTGTTCAGTTGTTTTACCACTGCCGTGATCTGGCCGCGCTGGGGTTTCTGGAAGTAGCCGCGCGAATCAAGTTTTTTATCGGAGTAAAAAACGAGATCACGCGATACCTGACCGAAAACCGTCCCGATTTAGTAATCCTTGTCGATTACCCCGGGCTGAACCTGAAGATTGCCGAGGAAGCCCACAAGCTCAATATCCCGGTTGTATATTTTATTATGCCACAGGTATGGGCCTGGAAGCCAAAACGCGTCATCGCACTTAAAAATTACTGCCGGCTGTTGATATCGATTCTTCCGTTTGAAGTCGACTTCTTCAAAAAACATGATACAAAGATCGAATATGTCGGTCATCCGCTGATCGATGTCATACCGCCTCCCAGAACCCGCAAGGAGGTACGTTTCTTTTTAGAGTTGCCGAATGACAGGCGCCTGCTTGCGTTGTTACCCGGATCCCGACAGCAGGAAATCGAGCGCAATCTTCCGGTCATGGTAAACACCTTTCGAAAACTTACAAAGCGCTTCGAAAACCAGGACGGTGTGATTATCAAGGCCCCTGACCTGGATCGCAAGCTTTACCAGAAAACCGCAGGAGAACTCCCGCCCAATCTTGAAATCACCGATCAGCACAAGTATGAATACATCCAGGCCTCGGACTGCGCCCTGGTGGCATCGGGGACTGCTACTCTCGAAACAGCGCTCTGCCTGACGCCGGCAGTGGTGATGTATCGCACTACGTTTTTGACATATCTTTTGGCGCGCATGTTCATCAAGATCGATTCTATCGCGCTGGCTAACCTGGTCGCGCAGGAAAAAGTATTCCCCGAGCTGGTGCAGTTTCGCGCCAGGTCGAAATCGATTGCGTATGAGCTTCGCAAGTATCTCGAAGATCCGGATTATAACGAACTTGTGCGCTCTAAACTTTCTAATGTGCGGGACCGCCTCAAGCCGAAAGGCGCATATGCGCGTGCGGCGGATCTGATCCGTGACAGAGTTTTGAGGCATTGATGTACAACCGTCTGTTCGGGTGGACATATACCCTGCTTACCAGTCTGGTCTCGTTAGTGGTTGTACCTGTAATACTAATTCGTGGATTATTCGGGGACAAACGTCTGCTTGAATATCTGGGTATTTACGGTGACCGGGTGCGAGATGATCGTGAATCGATCTGGGTACATGCCTCCTCGGTGGGCGAGGTCAAGCTGGCCGGGTTGCTGATCGAACAGTTGCGGAAAACTGATCCCGATTGCCGTTTAGTCTTGAGCGTGGTTACCCCATCCGGGCGTAAACTGGCTGATGCCGAAATCGCCTCTATGGCGGAAATATACTATCTGCCTCTCGATTTGAACCCCTGCCTGAAAATAGCTTTCAGGAAAATCCGACCGC
This Candidatus Zixiibacteriota bacterium DNA region includes the following protein-coding sequences:
- the lpxA gene encoding acyl-ACP--UDP-N-acetylglucosamine O-acyltransferase, producing MSETEIHSTAIVDSKAELDSGVVIGPYAIVESNVQIGKGSKIGPRAMIAWGSRLAENVTVHHGATLGTVPQDLKFGGEETVLKIGANTVIREFATLNRGTEWSFETVVGANCLLMAYSHIAHDCHLGDNVIIANSVQMAGHVFIHDHAIVSGNTVIHQFVRVGEHAMIGGGFRVPQDVVPYALMGGYPLKVRGLNLVGLKRRGFRSDQMKPLRETFRYLFFSDLNTSQALEKVASKVEQTAEVKKVLEMIESSERGIIK
- a CDS encoding GNAT family N-acetyltransferase produces the protein MPRAAGPDIQIRTIVSSDKNWIRKVVCERWGSEIVVSRNRIHLPHNLSGFICERKHSPLGLITYEIVERSCEILTLDSFEENRGIGTALIESMIEKAKTEACRRLWLVTTNDNIRAIRFYQKRGFVLAGLHKDTIARARLLKPEIQMRGYEGIPIRDEIEFEIMLKRNGENI
- a CDS encoding DUF2250 domain-containing protein, whose translation is MAEDKLHLAEGYKTANCCLPRPECEISGYFSHNGIMVVHRKDCVNLNKVDPERIIKLSWPEILDKPPEKPDDDYDLLEELDLMIMLHHREYGVDYSLKVARVLHEDKQAVFDSHNKLREMNILKRVKPLIIQYRKGVVDNKWIKHRNHTYYQLTEKGDLYLDHYLEDKNS
- a CDS encoding AAA domain-containing protein encodes the protein MSTTGYKKQISEIVSEIERLIEQGDYPQALAELRDADGKIGLNLYDSVLFLEVKGRILNLMGDYKNALETAEEAYQRARHESDNELIARIQTQTAKAYLALGETEFARREYRDVIAAHRRSGNLTGLIDTLNRLAQISFIGGDFKEAVRLLNEALEYARKQGLSDRVASLTGNLGQISSMLGDFNQAVKYITISIQKNTELNRVHNLCRACLSLAYAELRLSNFDSARKSLKKAFGLIEKHNLTREYGIYHEYLAELEFELGNHDEALAQIKKALDYALGLSDASAMISQSLRLKAEIEMKLNRLEDARLSASRAFEMAEKIGEKLESGAACRVLAELSSVKGDKQAASDLIHRAIDMVQKSGARFDLSQAYIAAYRIFKGNLAESQHYLRLARELYTAMELDFNLNRAPQVDRNGQRDYEVSTPDGRIIKIVSSNRNIQAIMRAVDSIKDADIPILIGGETGTGKDQLAKFIHYSSIRRTEKFISVNCAAIPPELAESELFGHVKGAYTNATETKDGLIAAAAGGTLFLNEIGELPPAIQAKLLGALENKKVLRIGDHLPREVDFRLICATNRDLEEDVENGLFRQDLYFRIAVMTFELPPLAQRGNDIFELIIHFLCEKGFEIPDKNQLFTPEVKDRIQSYDWPGNIRELKNEINLLALSYPGDTEEVISKLVEKLSAEVNQFKIDKNSGLAEQISTFERNRILEALAQADYVIRKAATILKMPEATLRSKIKRHNIVIA
- a CDS encoding RluA family pseudouridine synthase; this translates as MEHFEFKVEADQVDRRIDRFLRDHLEGVSRSRIQKLIVDGMITVNGEEIRANYRLREDDLIEGDNPQKRRFHLVPEQIELDIRYEDDYLLVINKPPGLVVHPAVGNYTGTLLNGIIYYLGQKAEDDHNLHPGLVHRLDKDTSGLLLVSKVESVRNFLQEELKARRIKRHYQAIVWGHLRETEGKIELPLGRSPGDRRKMAVVDHNGREAVTNYHRLVRYKFADQIEVALQTGRTHQIRVHFSHIGHPVVGDRDYGGDENIISGMYDQYRQEARNILKLISRQCLHAWKLSFKHPVTKLVHTLKSDPPEDMQKVIEYLERVEHLG
- a CDS encoding bifunctional UDP-3-O-[3-hydroxymyristoyl] N-acetylglucosamine deacetylase/3-hydroxyacyl-ACP dehydratase, whose product is MCKQKTIGKTVSLEGIGLHTGCKSTIRFVPAGIDDGISFKRIDVDSCPMIPAHLENVVDLNRGTTLGIGEYRVHTVEHVLSALAGLEIDNVVCELDNIEPPIVDGSMKPFVDKLLEAGLVEQEADKNFLVIEEPIIYSEPDRHIDIVVTPSETIRITFLIDYKNPALGTQYTSLVDLREEFVEEFAAARTFCFLSEVETLREQGIIKGGGLDSALVIVDKDLGQAEIDKLKNLFDIEQDITIGKSGIFNDVPLRFYNEPVRHKAADLLGDLMLLGMPVKGHFLAARSGHAANVALAKKIRATYEKKLLAQKYAGPGASKKGVMFDINAILKVMPHRYPFLLIDKIIDLEPNKKVIAQKNVTINEPFFQGHFPGHPIMPGVLTIEAMAQAGGFLILNSVEEPEKKLLYFVSIDSARFRQPVEPGDILRFELELVAFRRGTCKMKGRAMVGDKVATEATLMAALVDR